A genomic segment from Pediococcus acidilactici encodes:
- a CDS encoding Cof-type HAD-IIB family hydrolase, with protein MISVIASDMDGTLLNEEMQISPGNAAAIKKAQDAGVHFVVATGREYREAKPLLETYGLSVPLITLNGAAIFDTEGKILDEVPITKPNAQLIMHQLEKRGLYYEITTNQGVVSNSRTRRIETVSHLLETVNPDTPFKLAVAMSSARVELMNIRYVDDYQVLLDDPKIQILKLVAFGQNGQKGLQPVREAIQQQVDVAISSSFENNIEINSPRAQKGLAVQNFADQLGIPMSQVMTIGDNLNDASMLRVAGVSYAMGNAIPEIKRLANHLTVTNNEDGVGKAILEQLAQNQQ; from the coding sequence ATGATTTCAGTAATTGCTTCAGATATGGACGGAACGTTACTCAACGAAGAAATGCAAATTTCTCCGGGAAATGCCGCAGCAATAAAGAAAGCGCAAGATGCCGGGGTACATTTCGTCGTGGCAACGGGTCGCGAATACCGTGAAGCGAAACCCCTTCTAGAGACTTACGGGCTTTCAGTACCGCTCATCACCCTTAATGGGGCCGCAATTTTCGATACCGAAGGCAAAATTCTCGATGAAGTTCCGATTACCAAGCCTAACGCCCAGTTGATCATGCACCAGCTGGAAAAACGCGGACTCTACTATGAAATCACCACCAATCAAGGAGTGGTTTCTAACAGCCGGACCCGGCGAATTGAAACCGTCTCCCACCTTTTAGAGACCGTTAACCCGGATACACCATTTAAACTTGCAGTTGCTATGTCATCTGCCCGGGTAGAGTTAATGAATATCCGGTACGTAGATGATTACCAAGTGCTACTTGACGATCCGAAAATTCAAATTTTAAAGCTGGTTGCGTTTGGTCAAAACGGACAAAAAGGTTTACAACCCGTCCGGGAAGCTATCCAACAACAGGTTGACGTAGCAATTTCATCGTCGTTTGAAAATAACATCGAAATCAACAGCCCCCGCGCACAAAAGGGACTTGCTGTACAAAATTTTGCGGATCAACTTGGGATTCCAATGTCCCAAGTGATGACGATTGGTGACAACCTCAACGATGCGTCCATGCTACGTGTCGCGGGCGTTAGCTATGCCATGGGTAATGCAATTCCAGAAATCAAACGCTTGGCCAACCACCTCACCGTAACTAATAATGAAGACGGGGTGGGCAAAGCCATCCTGGAACAGCTTGCCCAAAATCAACAATAA
- a CDS encoding GNAT family N-acetyltransferase — translation MQITKATTEDMPQVVELLKIILDEMELPFYLKNDPQEVTKLFVATFQSPLYQEAADVVVAKVDNQVAGVAFGYPGANEDKLKDEFQNHFDQVALAPQPIYEEAEADDDEWYLDSLVVNPNFQNRGIGTKLLNALPEYARARNLKMVGLLVDDLNPDAERLYRRIGFQLDHRQIVSGHHYQHLKKEA, via the coding sequence ATGCAAATCACTAAAGCCACTACTGAAGACATGCCCCAGGTTGTCGAGCTGCTCAAAATCATTCTCGACGAAATGGAGCTGCCTTTTTACTTGAAAAACGATCCTCAAGAAGTTACTAAACTATTCGTAGCAACTTTTCAAAGTCCCTTGTATCAAGAAGCTGCCGACGTGGTTGTCGCTAAGGTAGATAATCAAGTGGCGGGAGTTGCCTTTGGGTACCCCGGCGCCAACGAAGATAAACTCAAGGACGAATTCCAAAACCATTTTGACCAGGTTGCCCTCGCTCCTCAACCAATCTATGAAGAAGCTGAAGCCGACGATGACGAATGGTACTTGGATTCCTTAGTAGTCAACCCTAATTTTCAAAACCGCGGAATTGGTACTAAGTTGCTCAACGCCCTTCCCGAATATGCAAGGGCGCGTAATTTAAAAATGGTGGGACTACTAGTTGATGATTTAAATCCCGATGCAGAACGCCTTTACCGGCGGATTGGTTTCCAACTTGACCACCGGCAAATCGTTTCTGGCCACCACTATCAACACTTAAAAAAGGAAGCTTAG